The following is a genomic window from Campylobacter lari subsp. lari.
TCAATCATTTGATCTACGGTTGTAACTATCTTAGCTGCAGCTCCATAACTTGCTTGATATTGTATAAGTGCTGCTAATTCTTCATTAGTGTTTACACCACTTTTTGATTGATATTCTGCATAAGCTGTGTTAAATACTGTCATATTGGTAGCATGTGCAAAACTATTACTTTCTGCATTTGATGCAATTTTACCTGTAAATTTTCTATAATACCCATCTAATGTTAAACTATCTACCGTACCATCTTTATTGTAAAAATTCACCTTTTGATTTTGAAGTTGTAACATAGCATTAGCAATATCGTTGTTTCCATCAACTCCATTTGAGCTTGCTTTAAGAGTATTTGGATCATTTCTAATACTTGAATTTACATTAATACTACTTGCATCTTGACCATTAAAAAATGATGAAACATTTAAAGCTCCAGGGAAATTTGTACCTTTGTCCTTAAAAGATATTTTATAACCCTTTTTTAAGCCATTGATTTGGAAATTTCCACTATCACTTTGTCCATCATAATGATAAAAGGCTTTAAAATAATCATTTAAATCATTACCAGGTTTTCCATCATGGTTATCATCTATATCTGCATTGATTTGTTTGATAATATCTTCTATAGTGGTATTAACATCAATTTTTATAGTTCTTGTAGCAACCGGATCACCTTTTTCGTTATATACTGTAAGATCAAAACTTCCTGCCTGAATATTTCTATCATAACTCATCAATGAAGTGTCAGGTTTTAACCCTTTTAAATCATCTGAATTTACTTTTTCAGTTGCTGCTTGAGCATAGACATTGTTAGTTTGAGTGATGAGGGTTTTTGTAAAAGTATTTAGCATATCTTTATATTCTTGCAATATTCCATCACTATAAGTATCATGATTGCCATCATAATTTCTACCTCTAAGATCAAGCTGAGCACCAAGTTGTCCACCTGAAATTTTACTAGTTAAATCATAGCGGTTTTCATCATTTACTTCATAATAAATTTGATAAAAACCATTTTGATTATTATCATCTAATTTTAAAGGATGAAAACTAGAACCATTGACTATACTAAAACCTTGAATACTTAAATCATAATATCTTCCAGAATCAGTCATGGTGGATTCTAAAGTACTATCTTGAGAGCTTTTTCCTTTCCAAGCTACTGCATCAACTAATTTTGAAAGTCTAAGCTCAAGCTCATCTCTTCTATCTCTTAATTGATTAGCATTATCAGTTGGTAATACCTCTTCATTCTCAAGTTGTTTGTTGATATTTGCAATTTCTTGCCCAATATTATTAATCTCATCCACAGTTTGTCTGATTTGTTCATTAACAGTTTGCTGCATCTTGTCAAGGTCTTGTAGAGTTTTTTGTATATTTTGCGCTAATACATTTGCGCTATTAACAAGATCTATTTTGCTTGCTCCATCACTTGGATTGGAAGCAAAATTATTCCATGCATCATAATAATTTTTATAATCTTGTAAAATACCAGTTCCTTGCATATCAGGAAATCTTTGACTTGCTTCTTGTAAAATTTGTCCTAAATAATTTGTATAATTTTGCTGAGTAGTAGCATTTTTTAACTCATAATAAGAGTGTTCATCGTGCAATCTTTTTATGGTGTCAATTTGCGTGCCTGTTCCTAAGTGTAAGCCACCTCTATCAATAGACATACCAGAACTTTGCACAGCTCTTTGTCTTGTATAAAACACTGCATTTGCATTAGAGATATTATTACCTGTTGTATTAATTTGAATTTCAGCGGCTTTTATACCGCTAACTCCTGTATATAAACTATCAAAAATTCCCATGAGTTAGCCTTTAAACATTAATCTTAAATAATGAATCCGGAATTGTTTTTTTATCACCATAAGCATTATTTGTTCCATTTTGCTCAAACATTGCATTTAAAAGATTGTCATAAAAATTTTTAATAATAAGAGCTAACTTGGCATATTCTTTATTTTTTTGGTGTAAGGTGTTTAAATTTTGCTTTAAAAGAGCAAGTTTTTCTTTATCCTCATCATCTAAAAGCTCATCCAAGCCTTTATTGTTTCCTTGATTACTAAGTTCTACTAAAGCCTTGTCAAGATTTTTTTTAGCAATTTGGAAGTCATTTACAAGCTTAGTTTTATCTTCAACACTTTTACTTACATGTTTATGATTAGCTGCTTGAATTTGTGCTATATCTTCTAAAGTAAGATTGATGAGTTTTTCTAAAATAGAATTTGTTTCATTTAAATATTGTTTAACCATTTTTTATCCTTTCTTAGGCGCCAACCCAAAAAAGGATAAAAATTATAATAAAGAATCTGCTATTGCTTTAGAAGTGGCTTGTAGATTGATTTTATACTCGCCATTTTTAATTTGTGAAGCAATTAAAGATGCTTTACTTTCTTCTGCCTTTTGAGTTTCTTTTGCCTTGTTGTTTTCTTTGTTTTCTGTTTTATTTATATCATTAGTAGCAACCTGAGCTACATAACTTTGATGTATAGGGTTTATCATTTTAAGCCTCCAGTTCTATTAAAAAACTCTAAGAACTATATCGGCACTTAAAAAAATAACTTAACCCCTTTCTTTTAAATAATCAAATAATAATTTTGAAAAACCTAACCCCCCGCTTAAAGCCTTACTCATAGTATCATTATACATAGATGAATAAATTTCATCACTTGCATCTTTTCCAAATAAAGAATTTTCTTGTTTTAAAGAAATATCTAAAACACTTTTAATTAAAAAAGCTTCAAATGCGTCAGTTTGCTCTTTTAAAGCCTTATCTTCATCGCTTAGTGCTTGAATATGAGTGATATCATTTTTAAAAGCACTATCAGCATAGTTTTTAGCAGCTTTGTAGCTATTATTGTGTTTAGTGATACTTTCATAAAGATTGCTACTATAATTTTTACTCGCTATATAATTATCAACTTTCATTATATCACCTCTAATTCAGCACTAATCGCACCAGCTCTTTTTAGATTTTGCATAATAGCTATGATATCATTTGGTGCTGCTCCAAGTTTATTTAGCATTCTTGCTATATTTGCTACTGTTGTTTTATTGTTTGTGATTTTTAAAGTATTAGATACTGGATCTAAAATACCACCATCTTTCATATCGATTTCATTTTGTCCTAAAGCTACGGTATTGTTTGGATCGATTTTTATAGTGATATCTTTATGAGTGATTAATATAGGTTCAACTTCTATATTTACTCCAGCTACTATAGTACCAGTTCTCTCATCAATAATTACTTTACTTTCTGGAGTATAAGCTATATCTTGTTCTAAAACTCTTGCCATAAATTCAACATGAGAAAATTCTTCAGGTTTTGTTAATTTTATAGTTCTAGAATCTAAAGCTTTTGCTATATCTGTATCAAAAATAGTATTTAAAACTCTTTCTATATTATTAGCTGTTTTAAAATCTGCTTCTTTTAAGCTTAAAATCAAATCTTCGCTTTGACTAAAATTTTGTGGAATTTCTCTTTCTACTACCGCACCATTAATAACATTTGCTGAAGTTGAGTGTGTTCCTGCTGCACCCGGTCTTGGGCTAAGTCCACCTATAGCTAAAGAGCCTTGAGCCACAGCATAAATTTCTCCATCAACTCCTTTTAGGGCTGTCATAAGTAAGGTTCCACCTTGTAAAGATTTTGCATCACCTAAAGAAGCTACACTCACATCAAGTTTATCCCCACTTCTTGCAAAAGCAGGAAGTTTTGCTGTAACCATTACTGCTGCTGTATTTTTTGATTTTATATCACCTGGGCTAACTTTTACATTCATACCTTGAAGCATGTTTGAGATTGATTGTAGGGTAAATTCACTACTTGTTCCATCACCACTTCCATTTAATCCAACAACCAAACCATATCCTATAAGTTGGTTATCTCTAACGCCTACTACATTGGTAAGTTCTTTAATGGTAGCTGCAAAAACACTTAAGCTTAATGCTAAGCAAAGTAAAAATATTCTCATCGATTCTTCCTTTAATCTATGCTATTTTCATAAATTAAAGCAAAAAAAGTTCCAAATTTATGTAAGAGTGTAAAAACTTAAGCTAGTTGAGCCAAATTTCTTTTCTTTTGTTTTTTCATAATTTTGAATTTTAATTGGAGTTTTAAAAGTGCTGTGATGTTCTATGATGATGATTTTTACATTAGAATTTGGTAAATTTTTTATCAAATTCAAAGTCTTTTCATAAATATCAAAAAAACCTTCTCTAATATCAAAGGGCGGATCAAGATACAAAATAATATCTTCTTTAGAATTTTGAATAATTTGAGGGGTTTTTTTAAAAGTATCATCATTAAAGCAAATAGTGCTTTGATCAATATTGGAAGCATTTTTTAAAGCGATTTCATAAGCTTTTTTATCTTTTTCTATGGCATAACTTTTTAAGCAGCCGTTACTTCTTGCCTCTAAAGCCATTAAAGCACTTCCTCCAAAGGCCTCTATGAAAATTTTATCCTGCAAAGAAAAACGCAAAACATTAAAAACACAAGATTTTACTATACTTTTGGTGCTTCTTGTGGTATTTAAGCTAGGAAGTAAAATTTTTTTACCTTTATAGATTCCACTCTCTATGGTGGTGTAAATTTTTTGAGCTTGTTTTTTTGAGCTTGTTTTTTTATCTTCTTTGTAATTTTTTAAAAAATCCTTTACGCTTTGATATTCTTGTGTTTTATGCATTATTATTTTCTTCTTTGATGAGGTTTTTTAACTCTGTTTTGTAAAGATCAAATATCGCATCGATTTTTTCATGACTTTCTTGACGTAGTTGCTCTAAAATGGCTTCACATTTTTGATTCATAAGTTTTTTTTCACGCATAGCTATTTTATAAGCAATACTTTGCAAACTTGCATTGAAATCATTTAGAGCATTAAGTAATTCCTCTATATTAAAAGGATGAGATAAAAAATTTGATTTTTTATTGATGATAAATTGTGGTTTTTGCGTGTTGATTTTTTCATCACAGACTAAAAAATCACAATCTTTTTTTAAAACTAAAAAATCCTTCAAAGCGATTTCTAAAGTTTTTTCTAAAATTAAATCCTTACATTCAAGAGCGATTTTCATTGACTAAACTCACTTTTAATTTGTGTTTTTTTAAAGTGTATGGTACTATACCTAGAGCTAAATTTGCAAGCTCTGCAAAGGTTAAAATATAAAAATCTTCAAAATTTCTATTTGAAATAGCCTGTAATTCTTTATAGCATTTATCAAACATATAAAAAGAATAAAAATTTTCAACTACTAAAAAATCACAACCATTATCATAAGCATCTAATACAACAGAAGCTGCACATTTGTATGCTAATTGGGTGTTTAAATTTAAAAAATTATAGCCGCAACTTTTGTATTTTCTTTCAAAATCTATTATATTTGCTTTAAGCATCTTGACAAGCTCTAAAGAGCAGCTTGCATCTGAAAATCCCTGATATACACCTATATTAAATTGCTCAAAAAAATACTTAATGCGTTCTTGTTTAAGATGATCTAAAAAAATCTTTGGAGCATATTGGATTTTTTCAATTTTACTCATAATTTCATAAGAGCTGTATTCGCAAGCTAAAATATTATCCTCATCCATCATTCTAGAATATTCATCTAAGATATCTTTTGGATCATAATCAATAATAAAATAATTTTTACCCAAAGGCTTTTCGCATAATGTGCTTTGAATTCCAACTTTATCTAAAGCATCTTTGATAATATCAAAATAACAAAATAAATCATTATTGCTATTGGTGTAGATTTTATACATTATTCATTCCTTAAAAAATACTTCTTGCAAGACCTGATTTTACAAGCATAACTTTTAATTCTTTAATATAAGATTCATAATCAAGCTCGTTTGATGAAATAAAATTTTTAAATTTTGTGTGATAATAAATTCCTTTTTCTTCATCTGCAACTAATTTTAAAAATTGAGGTGCTTTTTCTGGGTATTTAAGTAGCATTTTATAAGCAAATACAAAAAAACTATCGCCAAGATATTCAGGTAAAAATTCCCTAACTTCGCTCGTATAATATAAAAAATCATATTGTTTATAAAGTTCTATATCGTGTATATCAATAAGCCCTTTAAAAAGTTCGAGTTTTTCTAAAAAATCACTTTTGTCCATGATTAAATCTTTGGTTGCTCTTTTAGTATCAAGTGGTTCTATGATAAGTTCTTTACCAAATCTTTCGATGATATTATTTAAATCTCTTCTTTGTCTGATTGTAACTTGATTGACTTTAATACAACTTTCTGGATTTTCTTCAAAATCAAAATATATATCATCTTTTTTAATTTGACTTAAAACATCATAAACACTTTTAAAATTTTTACTATCATAAACATAAGGTTTATAATAAGCTAAATAATCACTATCTTTATCAAAACGAAAAATTCTTAAAGTTATTTGCATATTTTGTCCTTGGTATTATTTTTCATTATATACATTTTAAACTTATAAAAATTTGATTATTATATAAAATTAAAAGCTTTTTGTATAAAATATTCACATGGATAAAGAAAAATTTATTATCAATGCTTTTACAAATTCTATTAATGGCGATGATGGCGCTGTTGTAGATGAGTATTGTTATTCTAAAGATTTATTTTGTGAAGATGTGCATTTTAAACGATCTTGGATGAGCTTAGAACAAATTGGAGCAAAGGCTATGCTTGTTAATATTTCTGATGCAATTGTTATGAATGCTACACCAAAGTACGCTCTTTTAGGGCTTTCTTTGCCAAAATGTTTAGAAATGAAGCAGGTTAAAGCTTTGCAAAAAGGCTTGCTAGATAGTGCAAAAGAATTTGGAGTGCAAATTATAGGTGGAGATACCATAGCGGATAATAAAATTAATATTAGTATAACTATTATTTCTAAGGTAAATAAAAGGGCCGTTTTTAGAAAAGGTTTGAAAAAAGGAGATTTACTCGCTTTTAGTGGAAAATTAGGTGAGAGTTTAAAAGGATTGAATATATTATTTCGTGGTGGAAAATTACACTCTAATCATCGTTTTATAAAGCCTAAATTAAGACAAAAATTTTTTTATGATATAGCAAAAAAAGTTAGAGTGAGTATGGATATTTCAGATGGGCTAAATAAAGATCTTTCAAGAATGTTAAATCTTAACAAACTAAGTGTTAAATTTTTTAAAAAATTAGATAAATTTAGCTTAAATAGTGCAGAAGAATATGAAATTTTATTTGCTTTTGATAAAAAACATAAAGCATTTGTACAAAATATGGCAAAAAAGCACAAAATTAAATTAAATATTTTTGCAAAAACTAAAATTGGAAGGTATAAATACTATGGAAAAGAACATCATTTTTAAACCACTTTATGCTTTAAAACATAGTCCAATAAATGTGTATTTTTCAAAAAATAGCAATGATTTTGTCGTTAGAGAAAAACCTTTGTATGAATTTAGTGGCAAGGGGGAGCATTTAATTTTACATATACAAAAAAAAGATCTTAGTACAAGTGAGGCTTTGAGAATTTTAAGTGAGCAAAGCGGTGTGAAAATGAGAGATTTTGGATATTGTGGATTAAAAGACAAGCAAGGTTTAACTACTCAATACATCTCAATGCCTAAAAAATTTGAAGAGAATTTAAAAAATTTCAAGCATGAAAAAATGAAAATTTTAGAAAGTTTTGTTCATGATAATAAGCTTAGAATAGGGCATTTAAAAGGAAATTCATTTTTTATAAGATTAAAAAAAGTTTTAAAAGTAGATGCTTTAAAGATAGAGCAAGCCTTTAAAAATATCCAAGAGCAAGGTTTTGCAAATTATTTTGGATATCAGCGTTTTGGTAAATTTCAAGATAATTTTTCACAAGGATTAGAAATTTTAAAGGGCAAAAATATAAAAAATAAAAAAATGCAAGAATTTTTAATCTCTGCTTTTCAAAGTGAGCTTTTTAATAAATACTTGAGTAAAAGAGTGGAAATTTCACATTTTATTAATGATTTTAGCGAAAAAGAGATAAGCCAAATTTATGCTCTTGATAAAGAAGAAATCAAAAGTTTGAAAAATCAAAAGCAGTTTTTTAAACTTTTAAAAGGTGAAGTTTTAGGGCATTATCCTTTTGGAAAATGTTTTTTGTGTGAAGATTTAATAAATGAAGTAGAAAGATTTAATCAAAAAGATATTAGTGCTATGGGACTTTTGCTTGGCGAAAGGGCATATGAGAGTAAAAATGATACTTTTGCTAGAAAAATAGAAGATGAAATTTTTAGTAATTTTTATGAGTATAAAACTAAAATGCAAGGCTCAAGAAGATTTTTATGGTCATATATGCAAGATTGTAAATGTTTTTATGATGAAGAAAAAGCACATTTTACTTTGGAATTTTTCTTACAAAAAGGCTCATATGCCACAGTGATCTTAGAAGAAATTTTACATACAGATATCTTTGAACAAAACCATAATATATAATTTAAAAAATTGATATTGAGTATCAGAAAAAATTTATTTTTTATAAATTATAATAACAATTATCATTTTTATAAAAAGGAAAACTCAATGTCAGTTTTGGTTATCGGAGCGGATGAAATAACCCCAATAAAAGCAGTTTTGACAAACCTAGGTGCAAAAAGCATAGAGCATTGGGATGCTAGAAATGAAAATAGGGTAAATAGAAAACCCATTCCACAAAATACTGAATGTATAGTTATGCTTACTAGTTTTTTAAATCATAATACTATGAAAAAAATCAAGACAGAGGCAAAAAAACGCAATATACCTTTGGTTTGTGCTAAACGCAGTGTAAGTTGTGTATATTGTGAATATTGTAAGGTTTTTGGCCTTGATCAAACCTATGAGTGCGCAAAGAAGGCTTAATATGTTTGGATTTAATGAAAAAGAGGATTTTATACCTAAAATATTTAGAGATTTAGAACAAAAAAGTATTAATCACATTTTTTTAAATTTATATAATTCTTTGGTTGAAGATGATCTAAAAATACCTTATATTTATGCAAAAAAAGCTAGCTCTTTAAGAAATATTTTTGAGTTAAAAATTCAAAATATGAGTATTAAGAGGACTTTGAGATTTAGCAAAGTAAAACAATTTTGTCCATATTCTCATAAAATCATCAAAGCTTATAAAGAAGGAAATTTAAATAAAATACAACTTGAAGCAAAGATGCCAAAATATGCTTTAGCTAAATTAATACAAAATGTGTTCTTATCATCTAGTTTTACTTTACCTTTGCAAGTTGCTTTTGAGGCTTTTGTGTATGATAAAATTTGCAAAAGTAATACCAAATCCAAAGTAAAGATTTATAAAAATATCATTATCATTAATGAAAAAATGGCAGTCATGCCTTTATTTTGTAAAGATAGTGATAAAGATATAGAGCTTGCTTTGCAATTTATAAAAGATAATTCTTTTGAAAGATTTTATATTGTGTATCCAAGAAATAAAAATTTCACTCAACATGAAGAAATAAGACATTTTTTATGCGAAAATAATAAAACTTTGCTAAAATTAGTTCCCTATACTATTAATAATCAAATTTTAAGGAGATGTTAAATGTCAATAGCAGTAATTTATGGTAGTTCAATGGGTAATACCGAAGGTGCGGCAAACATAATCGCTCAAAAATTAGGAATTTCAGATGTATTAAATATCGCAGATATTAATGCAGAAAAAATTAATTCTTATGATAAATTAATTTGCGGAACTTCTACTTGGGGAAGTGGTGATTTCCAAGATGATTGGGATGGTTTTGATTTTTCAGCTTTAAATCTTAGTGGTAAAACTGTTGCGGTTTTTGGTATGGGAGATAGTGAAAGCTATTCAGATACATATTGCAGTGCTATGGGAAAACTTGCTCAGGCCTTAAAAGCAGCAGGAGCAAATTTGGTAGGTGCTGTTTCTACAGGTGGTTATACTTTTGAATCAAGTGAAGCCGTAGAAGGTGATAAGTTTGTAGGACTAGCATTAGATAATGATAATCATGAGGATTTAACAGAAAGTAGAATTGATGCTTGGTTAGAGCAAATTAAACCTCATTTTTCTTAGAATAAAGATGTCTTAAAGACATCTTTGAAACTCTAATTTTTTAGAAAGTAAAATTTTATTATCAGTGTATTTTGCCCATTGTATATTTAAAGCAAAAATACAAGCTTGTGCAAGTTTTGCAAAGGGAAATTTTTTATAATATATTCTTTCTTGCTCTTTGGTGGCTTTTTGAAAAAGAGCTTTAATTTGTACTCCTTTAATGAGATTAATAATATCTGTATCTAGCGCTATATTAACTGCTACTTTAGGGGATTTATAGGTAAGTTGAATATGTTTGGTATGTTCTTCGCTAGCAAAAATTAAAGCTAAATTTTTATCATCAAAAGCATAATAA
Proteins encoded in this region:
- the flgK gene encoding flagellar hook-associated protein FlgK, which produces MGIFDSLYTGVSGIKAAEIQINTTGNNISNANAVFYTRQRAVQSSGMSIDRGGLHLGTGTQIDTIKRLHDEHSYYELKNATTQQNYTNYLGQILQEASQRFPDMQGTGILQDYKNYYDAWNNFASNPSDGASKIDLVNSANVLAQNIQKTLQDLDKMQQTVNEQIRQTVDEINNIGQEIANINKQLENEEVLPTDNANQLRDRRDELELRLSKLVDAVAWKGKSSQDSTLESTMTDSGRYYDLSIQGFSIVNGSSFHPLKLDDNNQNGFYQIYYEVNDENRYDLTSKISGGQLGAQLDLRGRNYDGNHDTYSDGILQEYKDMLNTFTKTLITQTNNVYAQAATEKVNSDDLKGLKPDTSLMSYDRNIQAGSFDLTVYNEKGDPVATRTIKIDVNTTIEDIIKQINADIDDNHDGKPGNDLNDYFKAFYHYDGQSDSGNFQINGLKKGYKISFKDKGTNFPGALNVSSFFNGQDASSINVNSSIRNDPNTLKASSNGVDGNNDIANAMLQLQNQKVNFYNKDGTVDSLTLDGYYRKFTGKIASNAESNSFAHATNMTVFNTAYAEYQSKSGVNTNEELAALIQYQASYGAAAKIVTTVDQMIETLLGLKS
- a CDS encoding flagellar protein FlgN; the encoded protein is MVKQYLNETNSILEKLINLTLEDIAQIQAANHKHVSKSVEDKTKLVNDFQIAKKNLDKALVELSNQGNNKGLDELLDDEDKEKLALLKQNLNTLHQKNKEYAKLALIIKNFYDNLLNAMFEQNGTNNAYGDKKTIPDSLFKINV
- a CDS encoding rod-binding protein: MKVDNYIASKNYSSNLYESITKHNNSYKAAKNYADSAFKNDITHIQALSDEDKALKEQTDAFEAFLIKSVLDISLKQENSLFGKDASDEIYSSMYNDTMSKALSGGLGFSKLLFDYLKERG
- a CDS encoding flagellar basal body P-ring protein FlgI, which produces MRIFLLCLALSLSVFAATIKELTNVVGVRDNQLIGYGLVVGLNGSGDGTSSEFTLQSISNMLQGMNVKVSPGDIKSKNTAAVMVTAKLPAFARSGDKLDVSVASLGDAKSLQGGTLLMTALKGVDGEIYAVAQGSLAIGGLSPRPGAAGTHSTSANVINGAVVEREIPQNFSQSEDLILSLKEADFKTANNIERVLNTIFDTDIAKALDSRTIKLTKPEEFSHVEFMARVLEQDIAYTPESKVIIDERTGTIVAGVNIEVEPILITHKDITIKIDPNNTVALGQNEIDMKDGGILDPVSNTLKITNNKTTVANIARMLNKLGAAPNDIIAIMQNLKRAGAISAELEVI
- a CDS encoding RsmD family RNA methyltransferase, whose translation is MHKTQEYQSVKDFLKNYKEDKKTSSKKQAQKIYTTIESGIYKGKKILLPSLNTTRSTKSIVKSCVFNVLRFSLQDKIFIEAFGGSALMALEARSNGCLKSYAIEKDKKAYEIALKNASNIDQSTICFNDDTFKKTPQIIQNSKEDIILYLDPPFDIREGFFDIYEKTLNLIKNLPNSNVKIIIIEHHSTFKTPIKIQNYEKTKEKKFGSTSLSFYTLT
- a CDS encoding HdrB C-terminal domain-containing protein; translation: MYKIYTNSNNDLFCYFDIIKDALDKVGIQSTLCEKPLGKNYFIIDYDPKDILDEYSRMMDEDNILACEYSSYEIMSKIEKIQYAPKIFLDHLKQERIKYFFEQFNIGVYQGFSDASCSLELVKMLKANIIDFERKYKSCGYNFLNLNTQLAYKCAASVVLDAYDNGCDFLVVENFYSFYMFDKCYKELQAISNRNFEDFYILTFAELANLALGIVPYTLKKHKLKVSLVNENRS
- a CDS encoding DUF5644 domain-containing protein — protein: MQITLRIFRFDKDSDYLAYYKPYVYDSKNFKSVYDVLSQIKKDDIYFDFEENPESCIKVNQVTIRQRRDLNNIIERFGKELIIEPLDTKRATKDLIMDKSDFLEKLELFKGLIDIHDIELYKQYDFLYYTSEVREFLPEYLGDSFFVFAYKMLLKYPEKAPQFLKLVADEEKGIYYHTKFKNFISSNELDYESYIKELKVMLVKSGLARSIF
- a CDS encoding thiamine-phosphate kinase; the encoded protein is MDKEKFIINAFTNSINGDDGAVVDEYCYSKDLFCEDVHFKRSWMSLEQIGAKAMLVNISDAIVMNATPKYALLGLSLPKCLEMKQVKALQKGLLDSAKEFGVQIIGGDTIADNKINISITIISKVNKRAVFRKGLKKGDLLAFSGKLGESLKGLNILFRGGKLHSNHRFIKPKLRQKFFYDIAKKVRVSMDISDGLNKDLSRMLNLNKLSVKFFKKLDKFSLNSAEEYEILFAFDKKHKAFVQNMAKKHKIKLNIFAKTKIGRYKYYGKEHHF
- the truD gene encoding tRNA pseudouridine(13) synthase TruD: MNTMEKNIIFKPLYALKHSPINVYFSKNSNDFVVREKPLYEFSGKGEHLILHIQKKDLSTSEALRILSEQSGVKMRDFGYCGLKDKQGLTTQYISMPKKFEENLKNFKHEKMKILESFVHDNKLRIGHLKGNSFFIRLKKVLKVDALKIEQAFKNIQEQGFANYFGYQRFGKFQDNFSQGLEILKGKNIKNKKMQEFLISAFQSELFNKYLSKRVEISHFINDFSEKEISQIYALDKEEIKSLKNQKQFFKLLKGEVLGHYPFGKCFLCEDLINEVERFNQKDISAMGLLLGERAYESKNDTFARKIEDEIFSNFYEYKTKMQGSRRFLWSYMQDCKCFYDEEKAHFTLEFFLQKGSYATVILEEILHTDIFEQNHNI
- a CDS encoding DUF2325 domain-containing protein codes for the protein MSVLVIGADEITPIKAVLTNLGAKSIEHWDARNENRVNRKPIPQNTECIVMLTSFLNHNTMKKIKTEAKKRNIPLVCAKRSVSCVYCEYCKVFGLDQTYECAKKA
- the fldA gene encoding flavodoxin FldA; its protein translation is MSIAVIYGSSMGNTEGAANIIAQKLGISDVLNIADINAEKINSYDKLICGTSTWGSGDFQDDWDGFDFSALNLSGKTVAVFGMGDSESYSDTYCSAMGKLAQALKAAGANLVGAVSTGGYTFESSEAVEGDKFVGLALDNDNHEDLTESRIDAWLEQIKPHFS
- a CDS encoding pyridoxamine 5'-phosphate oxidase family protein yields the protein MDERIKKFIHSQKLLNLSMLDEDGGVYCASCYYAFDDKNLALIFASEEHTKHIQLTYKSPKVAVNIALDTDIINLIKGVQIKALFQKATKEQERIYYKKFPFAKLAQACIFALNIQWAKYTDNKILLSKKLEFQRCL